From Streptomyces sp. NBC_00370, a single genomic window includes:
- a CDS encoding aldo/keto reductase, with protein sequence MEQRHLGRTGLRVSRIGLGTLTWGRDTDEHDAAQQLKTFWEAGGTLVDTADVYGGGESEYLLGQLVERLVPRRDLIIGTKAGSVPDPDRRFDGSRGHLLAALDASLARLGTDYVDLWQVHAFDTETPLEETLHALDIAVTSGRARYAGVSNFCGWQLAKAATWQLAQPGIRTRLASTQMEYSLLQRGVEREVLPAALDLGVGLLPSSPLGRGVLTGKYRHATPADSRGASDMALFVEPYLDEAASRIVDAVVTAADGLATTPLEVALAWVRDRPGVVAPIVGARNAQQLAAALSVESLSLPDEIRQALDDVSAPVHRYPDQDWSTL encoded by the coding sequence ATGGAGCAGAGGCATCTCGGCCGTACCGGCCTGCGTGTGTCCAGGATCGGGCTCGGCACCCTGACGTGGGGCAGGGACACCGACGAGCACGACGCGGCCCAGCAGTTGAAGACGTTCTGGGAGGCCGGCGGCACCCTGGTGGACACGGCGGACGTGTACGGCGGCGGGGAGTCGGAGTATCTGCTGGGCCAGCTCGTCGAGCGGCTGGTGCCCCGCAGGGATCTGATCATCGGGACCAAGGCCGGCAGTGTGCCGGACCCCGACCGGCGCTTCGACGGGTCGCGCGGACATCTGCTCGCCGCGCTGGACGCCTCGCTCGCCCGGCTCGGCACCGACTACGTGGACCTGTGGCAGGTCCACGCCTTCGACACCGAGACGCCGCTCGAAGAGACGCTGCACGCGCTGGACATCGCCGTCACCAGCGGCCGGGCGCGCTACGCGGGGGTGTCGAACTTCTGCGGCTGGCAGCTCGCCAAGGCGGCGACCTGGCAGCTCGCGCAGCCCGGCATACGCACGCGCCTCGCCAGCACACAGATGGAGTACTCGCTGTTGCAGCGCGGCGTCGAGCGCGAGGTGCTGCCGGCGGCGCTGGACCTGGGCGTGGGCCTGCTGCCCTCGTCGCCACTCGGCCGCGGGGTGCTCACCGGCAAGTACCGGCACGCCACGCCCGCCGACTCGCGGGGCGCTTCCGACATGGCGCTGTTCGTCGAGCCGTATCTGGACGAGGCGGCGAGCCGGATCGTGGACGCGGTGGTGACCGCGGCCGACGGGCTCGCCACGACCCCGCTGGAGGTCGCGCTGGCCTGGGTCAGGGACCGCCCGGGGGTGGTGGCCCCCATCGTCGGCGCGCGGAACGCGCAGCAGCTCGCGGCCGCGTTGTCAGTGGAGAGCCTTAGTCTTCCTGACGAGATCCGCCAAGCGCTGGACGATGTGTCGGCGCCCGTTCACCGCTATCCCGACCAGGACTGGAGCACGCTGTGA
- the corA gene encoding magnesium/cobalt transporter CorA, protein MPAVIVDCAIYRDGHRTDGPADFSDALAEARSSGDAFLWLGLHEPTEVEFETVSSEFGLHPLAVEDALTAHQRPKLEIYDDSLFTVIKPVAYEAATDDVSTGEVMVFIGDSFVVTVRHGEISPLAAVRKRLEGDPEILKRGPTAVLYAISDAVVDNYIDVADELQVDLEELEAEVFAPGISGPAKGSGTSTAAQIYNFKRQVLEFRRATGPLAMPMARLTDQEVPFVNEESRPFFRDVNDHLTHANEQVEGLDRLLSDILSAHLAQMGVRQNDDMRKISAWAAMAAVPTLVAGIYGMNFDHMPELHWVWGYPAVIALMATAVISLHRTFKRRGWL, encoded by the coding sequence ATGCCAGCCGTGATCGTGGACTGTGCCATCTACCGCGACGGACACCGCACCGACGGACCCGCCGACTTCTCCGACGCCCTGGCCGAGGCGCGTTCCTCGGGGGACGCCTTCCTGTGGCTCGGGCTGCACGAGCCGACGGAGGTGGAGTTCGAGACGGTGAGCAGCGAGTTCGGGCTCCATCCGCTCGCCGTCGAGGACGCGCTGACCGCGCACCAGCGGCCCAAGCTGGAGATCTACGACGATTCGCTGTTCACGGTCATCAAGCCGGTCGCCTACGAGGCGGCGACCGACGACGTCTCGACGGGCGAGGTGATGGTCTTCATCGGCGACTCGTTCGTGGTGACGGTCAGGCACGGCGAGATCTCCCCGCTCGCCGCTGTCCGCAAGCGGCTCGAAGGGGACCCGGAGATCCTGAAGCGGGGTCCGACCGCCGTGCTGTACGCCATCAGCGACGCGGTGGTCGACAACTACATCGACGTGGCCGACGAGCTCCAGGTCGACCTGGAGGAGCTGGAGGCGGAGGTCTTCGCACCGGGCATCTCGGGCCCGGCCAAGGGGTCCGGCACGTCGACGGCGGCGCAGATCTACAACTTCAAGCGGCAGGTGCTGGAGTTCCGTCGCGCCACGGGGCCGCTGGCGATGCCCATGGCCCGGCTGACGGACCAGGAGGTGCCGTTCGTGAACGAGGAGTCCCGGCCGTTCTTCCGGGACGTCAACGACCACCTGACACATGCGAACGAGCAGGTCGAAGGGCTCGACCGGCTGCTCTCCGACATTCTGTCCGCGCATCTGGCGCAGATGGGTGTGCGGCAGAACGACGACATGCGGAAGATCTCGGCGTGGGCGGCCATGGCGGCGGTGCCCACGCTGGTGGCGGGCATCTACGGGATGAACTTCGACCACATGCCCGAGCTGCACTGGGTCTGGGGCTACCCCGCGGTGATCGCCCTGATGGCCACGGCCGTCATCAGCCTGCACCGGACGTTCAAGCGGCGCGGCTGGCTCTGA
- a CDS encoding chaplin, which produces MRQVTRKGLITVAAAGGVLALGGGYAHADSGAAGTAANSPGVLSGNNVQVPVDVPVNVCGNTVNVVGLLNPAIGNSCANVSGGSSGHGGGSRGHGGPDDGGYGGGGSHNGGPQRDGGSHHKPPQGGSPGGGQHGGGSHAGGSHGGGSHSGSHGGGSHAGGDAGNSPGVGSGNGLQLPIDIPVNVCGLGIDVIGLGNPVTGDSCENDAPPVVTPPERPVTPGTPHPHPVTHRNIPPAPSHNTPVAQTVAKPLAGPEELAHTGAGSVGMAASAGVGMLLAGSILYRRARAAA; this is translated from the coding sequence ATGAGACAGGTCACTCGCAAGGGCCTGATCACCGTGGCGGCCGCAGGCGGCGTACTCGCCCTCGGCGGCGGTTACGCGCACGCGGACTCGGGAGCCGCGGGCACCGCGGCGAATTCGCCGGGCGTGCTGTCCGGCAACAACGTCCAGGTTCCGGTGGACGTCCCGGTCAACGTGTGCGGGAACACCGTGAATGTCGTCGGGTTGCTCAACCCGGCCATCGGCAACAGCTGCGCCAACGTCTCGGGCGGCTCGTCCGGGCACGGCGGCGGCTCCCGCGGACACGGCGGTCCGGACGACGGCGGTTACGGCGGCGGCGGTTCGCACAACGGCGGACCGCAGCGCGACGGCGGCTCGCACCACAAGCCGCCGCAGGGCGGTTCACCCGGCGGCGGGCAGCACGGCGGTGGGTCACACGCCGGCGGGTCACACGGCGGTGGTTCGCACAGCGGTTCGCACGGTGGCGGGTCGCACGCCGGGGGTGACGCGGGGAACTCTCCCGGCGTCGGTTCCGGCAACGGGCTCCAGCTGCCGATCGACATTCCCGTGAACGTGTGCGGGCTCGGCATCGACGTCATCGGTCTCGGCAACCCCGTGACCGGCGACAGCTGCGAGAACGACGCACCGCCGGTGGTCACCCCGCCCGAGCGGCCCGTTACCCCGGGCACACCGCATCCGCACCCGGTGACCCACCGCAACATCCCGCCGGCCCCGAGCCACAACACCCCCGTGGCACAGACCGTCGCGAAGCCCCTGGCAGGACCCGAGGAACTCGCCCACACCGGGGCGGGCTCGGTCGGAATGGCCGCCTCAGCAGGCGTCGGGATGCTGCTCGCGGGCAGCATCCTCTACCGTCGCGCCCGCGCCGCCGCGTAG
- a CDS encoding LLM class F420-dependent oxidoreductase — MRLGINLGYWGAGMDSDNLAVAQEADRLGYDVCWAAEAYGSDAPTVLTWVAAQTESIDVGSAILQIPARQPAMTAMTAATLDSLSGGRFRLGLGVSGPQVSEGWYGVKFDKPLARTREYVEIVRRAMSRERLSFEGEHWTLPLPDGPGKPLKLTVHPQREHIPLYIAAIGPKNLEQTGEIADGALLIFPSAEHLEDTAITHLRAGRAKAGLTMDGFDVCPTLPLAVGDDVQALADVFRPYTALYVGGMGSRKQNFYNQLARRMGYEKEAAEIQDKYLAGDKTGAAAAVPHQLIDSTTLLGSVERIADRMQAYAAAGVTTLTLAPAGFTLDERLAALRVGTDALERAGLVS, encoded by the coding sequence ATGCGGCTCGGCATCAACCTCGGCTACTGGGGCGCGGGGATGGACAGCGACAACCTGGCCGTCGCGCAGGAGGCCGACCGGCTCGGCTACGACGTCTGCTGGGCCGCCGAGGCGTACGGATCCGACGCTCCCACCGTGCTGACCTGGGTGGCGGCGCAGACCGAGTCCATCGACGTCGGCTCGGCGATCCTGCAAATCCCGGCCCGCCAGCCCGCGATGACCGCCATGACAGCCGCCACCCTCGACTCGCTCTCCGGCGGCCGGTTCCGGCTCGGCCTCGGAGTGTCGGGCCCGCAGGTCTCCGAGGGCTGGTACGGCGTCAAGTTCGACAAGCCGCTGGCCCGCACCCGCGAGTACGTCGAGATCGTCCGCCGCGCGATGTCCCGCGAGCGGCTGTCGTTCGAGGGCGAGCACTGGACACTGCCGCTGCCGGACGGGCCGGGCAAGCCGCTCAAGCTCACGGTCCACCCGCAGCGCGAGCACATCCCGCTCTACATCGCGGCGATCGGCCCGAAGAACCTGGAGCAGACCGGCGAGATCGCCGACGGCGCCCTGCTGATCTTCCCCTCGGCCGAGCATCTGGAGGACACCGCGATCACGCATCTGCGGGCCGGCCGCGCCAAGGCCGGGCTCACGATGGACGGGTTCGACGTGTGCCCCACGCTGCCCCTCGCCGTCGGCGACGACGTCCAGGCACTGGCGGACGTCTTCCGCCCGTACACCGCGCTGTACGTGGGCGGCATGGGCAGCCGCAAGCAGAACTTCTACAACCAGCTCGCCCGGCGCATGGGGTACGAGAAGGAGGCGGCCGAGATCCAGGACAAGTACCTGGCGGGCGACAAGACCGGCGCCGCCGCCGCCGTACCGCACCAGCTCATCGACTCGACCACGCTGCTGGGCTCCGTCGAGCGGATCGCCGACCGGATGCAGGCGTACGCGGCGGCCGGTGTCACCACCCTCACCCTGGCCCCCGCGGGCTTCACGCTCGACGAGCGGCTGGCCGCGCTGCGGGTCGGCACCGACGCACTGGAGCGGGCCGGGCTCGTGTCCTGA
- a CDS encoding DUF5703 family protein, giving the protein MPEYEFVDVYVPRGVSRKEAARLLTDHAEYGHWELDRLSLHRDGSRRVRLRRRIIRQVRATW; this is encoded by the coding sequence ATGCCGGAATACGAATTTGTCGACGTGTACGTGCCGCGCGGGGTTTCCCGCAAGGAAGCGGCCCGTCTGCTCACCGACCATGCCGAGTACGGGCACTGGGAACTCGACCGTCTGAGTCTGCACCGGGACGGCAGCCGCAGGGTGCGGTTGCGCCGACGCATCATCCGTCAGGTGCGCGCCACCTGGTGA
- a CDS encoding histidine phosphatase family protein codes for MATLILVRHGRSTANTAGLLAGWTPDVALDERGAAQAAALPGRLDGVPIAAVVSSPLQRCRETLAPLLDARPELQLREDERIGECHYGDWTGRKLAELSDDPLMEVVQQHPSAAAFPGGESMRAMQARAVEAVREWNARVEEEHGQDAVFLMCSHGDIIKALVADALGMHLDLFQRIHVDPCSVTAVRYTRVRPFVMRLGDTGDLSGFVPREASAEGEAEAGKGSDGAGVVGGGAGAP; via the coding sequence ATGGCCACGCTGATCCTCGTCCGTCACGGACGGTCCACCGCCAACACCGCCGGGCTGCTCGCGGGCTGGACGCCGGACGTCGCCCTCGACGAGCGGGGCGCCGCCCAGGCGGCCGCGCTGCCCGGGCGGCTCGACGGCGTACCGATCGCCGCCGTCGTCTCCAGCCCGTTGCAGCGCTGCCGCGAGACGCTGGCGCCGCTGCTCGACGCCAGGCCGGAACTCCAGCTGCGCGAGGACGAGCGGATCGGCGAGTGCCACTACGGCGACTGGACGGGGCGCAAACTCGCCGAGCTGAGCGACGACCCGCTGATGGAGGTCGTCCAGCAGCACCCGTCGGCCGCCGCCTTTCCCGGCGGTGAGTCGATGCGCGCCATGCAGGCCCGCGCCGTCGAAGCCGTACGGGAGTGGAACGCCCGCGTGGAGGAGGAGCACGGCCAGGACGCCGTGTTCCTGATGTGCTCGCACGGCGACATCATCAAGGCGCTGGTGGCCGACGCGCTCGGGATGCACCTCGATCTCTTCCAGCGGATCCATGTCGATCCCTGCTCCGTGACCGCCGTCCGCTACACCCGGGTACGCCCCTTCGTGATGCGCCTCGGCGACACGGGCGACCTCAGCGGCTTCGTGCCGCGCGAGGCTTCCGCCGAGGGCGAAGCCGAAGCCGGGAAGGGCAGCGACGGAGCCGGTGTTGTAGGGGGCGGCGCGGGAGCACCGTGA
- a CDS encoding M20/M25/M40 family metallo-hydrolase has protein sequence MSEPNAGRTVSGEDEVVDLCRDLIRIDTSNYGDHSGPGERAAAEYVAEKLAEVGLEPKIFESHPGRASTVARIEGEDPSRPALLIHGHTDVVPANAADWRHDPFSGEIADGCVWGRGAVDMKDMDAMTLAVVRDRLRSGRKPPRDIVLAFLADEEAGGTYGARYLVDNHPDLFEGVTEAISEVGGFSYTVDENRRLYLIQTAEKGIHWMRLTVEGAAGHGSMISKDNAITELCEAVARVGRHKWPVRVTKSVRSFLDELSDAFGVPVDPEDMDSTLERLGGIAKMIGTTLYNTATPTMLGAGYKANVVPGQATAHLDGRYLPGYEEEFLADLDRILGPRVKREDVHADKARETSFDGPLVDAMQGALLAEDPIAKAVPYMLSGGTDAKSFDDLGIRGFGFAPLKLPPELDFAGMFHGIDERVPVDGLQFGVRVLDRFIDNC, from the coding sequence GTGAGCGAGCCGAACGCGGGCAGGACCGTATCGGGCGAGGACGAGGTCGTCGACCTCTGCCGTGATCTGATCCGGATCGACACCAGCAACTACGGCGACCACTCAGGCCCCGGTGAACGGGCGGCCGCCGAATACGTGGCGGAGAAGCTCGCCGAGGTGGGCCTCGAACCGAAGATCTTCGAGTCCCATCCGGGCCGGGCCTCGACCGTGGCCCGGATCGAGGGCGAGGACCCGTCCAGGCCGGCCCTGCTCATCCACGGCCACACCGACGTCGTACCGGCCAACGCGGCGGACTGGCGGCACGACCCGTTCTCCGGTGAGATCGCCGACGGCTGCGTCTGGGGGCGCGGGGCGGTCGACATGAAGGACATGGACGCGATGACGCTGGCCGTCGTACGGGACCGGCTGCGCAGCGGCCGTAAGCCCCCGCGCGACATCGTGCTGGCCTTCCTCGCCGACGAGGAGGCGGGCGGCACCTACGGCGCCCGGTATCTGGTCGACAACCACCCGGACCTCTTCGAGGGTGTCACCGAAGCCATCAGCGAGGTCGGCGGCTTCTCCTACACCGTGGACGAGAACCGCAGGCTGTATCTGATCCAGACCGCCGAGAAGGGCATCCACTGGATGCGGCTCACGGTCGAGGGCGCCGCCGGACACGGGTCGATGATCAGCAAGGACAACGCGATCACGGAGCTGTGCGAGGCCGTGGCGCGGGTCGGGCGGCACAAGTGGCCGGTACGGGTCACCAAGAGCGTGCGGTCCTTCCTGGACGAGCTGTCGGACGCGTTCGGTGTCCCGGTCGACCCCGAGGACATGGACAGCACGCTGGAGCGGCTCGGCGGTATCGCCAAGATGATCGGCACCACCCTGTACAACACGGCGACCCCCACCATGCTGGGTGCCGGCTACAAGGCGAACGTGGTTCCGGGACAGGCGACCGCGCATCTCGACGGCCGCTACCTGCCGGGCTACGAGGAGGAGTTCCTCGCCGACCTGGACCGGATCCTCGGCCCGCGCGTGAAGCGCGAGGACGTGCACGCCGACAAGGCGCGCGAGACCAGCTTCGACGGGCCGCTGGTGGACGCCATGCAGGGCGCGCTGCTGGCGGAGGACCCGATCGCCAAGGCCGTGCCGTACATGCTCTCCGGCGGCACCGACGCCAAGTCCTTCGACGACCTCGGCATCCGCGGGTTCGGCTTCGCGCCGCTGAAGCTGCCGCCGGAGCTGGACTTCGCGGGGATGTTCCACGGCATCGACGAGCGGGTGCCGGTGGACGGACTCCAGTTCGGCGTGCGGGTGCTCGACCGGTTCATCGACAACTGCTGA
- a CDS encoding helix-hairpin-helix domain-containing protein has product MEHAVSTDHETVDETPDAAAPDAVETDAVGTDAAGTDAAGTDATAAEAAAPSEAEAELAAQRELRERIEQRKAEKDGPIAAGTKLNGKAADLLAAVRAVESGEKVDPALLAPPAPAPVAERAAAAPAPAAVPEPAAGPAAAPGAVAAVRAVLTEGGAPEELAGPVCATLGERGADVLREDPWQLLSVPGVRPEQADGFARALLGPACGPGDERRAAALVGWLLEQAALRGHTALDSSAVRKALAGQGVPDPDEALQHAIAEGAVLVFQDGLDEEAEALTGEGADESADEPADGASETAPVPVLLGLDRYALAEESLADGLARLVKTGPDASWEEAAGAAGSPSAGELIRAAAGHGLVLHTGGEAARAEPVELAEAARALGLRAVVAAHSENGRERLGGAAVTVAGLLSGAEGPGRDSDGLFALDLLVVLDAPQLDVETAAMLVESLPDGGRLVLSGDPGVLWSAGAGRVFADLLAARVCPQIASRTPDPGPVGELVSGIGVGELNQVPAPGKEVVIVPVRDAGEAVHRTVQLVAESVPRAFGVTAEQTQVITVGHGGAAGTRALNAALKQRLQPGPGRFGGFDPGDRIAYVPAPGRTLQGSVVSADADGLHLDCAGVPVVVPKERVESAVRHGWALTAHQAAGMRWPAAVVVLPGDAAQGLSRPWVYTAFSRGDRHLSVVHGADQALAHAVAQIPSQDRTTRLRPLLEGLLAPAPTAAG; this is encoded by the coding sequence CTGGAGCACGCTGTGAGTACGGACCACGAGACCGTGGACGAGACCCCGGATGCGGCGGCCCCGGACGCCGTGGAGACGGACGCGGTGGGTACGGACGCTGCCGGGACGGACGCTGCGGGTACGGACGCGACGGCCGCAGAGGCGGCGGCGCCCTCCGAGGCCGAGGCCGAGCTGGCCGCCCAGCGGGAGCTGCGGGAGCGCATCGAGCAGCGCAAGGCCGAGAAGGACGGGCCCATCGCCGCGGGGACGAAACTGAACGGGAAGGCGGCCGATCTGCTCGCCGCCGTACGGGCGGTGGAGAGCGGCGAGAAGGTCGACCCGGCCCTGTTGGCACCGCCAGCGCCCGCGCCGGTGGCAGAGCGGGCAGCCGCCGCTCCCGCGCCCGCCGCTGTTCCCGAGCCCGCCGCAGGCCCTGCCGCCGCGCCGGGGGCGGTGGCGGCCGTACGGGCCGTGCTGACCGAGGGCGGCGCGCCCGAGGAGCTGGCGGGGCCCGTCTGCGCCACGCTCGGCGAGCGCGGGGCCGACGTGCTGCGCGAGGACCCCTGGCAGCTGCTGTCCGTGCCCGGTGTCCGCCCCGAGCAGGCCGACGGTTTCGCGCGGGCGCTGCTCGGCCCCGCGTGCGGTCCCGGCGACGAGCGGCGCGCTGCGGCGCTCGTCGGCTGGCTGCTGGAGCAGGCGGCGCTGCGGGGACACACCGCGCTCGACTCGTCGGCGGTGCGCAAGGCGCTGGCCGGCCAGGGTGTGCCGGACCCCGACGAGGCGTTGCAGCACGCCATCGCCGAGGGAGCGGTCCTGGTCTTCCAGGACGGCCTCGACGAGGAGGCCGAGGCCCTGACGGGTGAGGGGGCCGACGAGAGCGCCGACGAGCCGGCGGACGGCGCCTCCGAGACCGCGCCGGTCCCGGTGCTGCTGGGGCTCGACCGGTACGCCCTCGCGGAGGAGAGCCTGGCCGACGGGCTCGCGCGGCTGGTCAAGACCGGCCCCGACGCCTCCTGGGAGGAGGCGGCAGGCGCCGCGGGCTCACCGTCGGCGGGCGAACTGATCCGTGCCGCCGCCGGGCACGGGCTCGTGCTGCACACGGGCGGTGAGGCGGCGCGCGCGGAGCCGGTGGAGCTGGCGGAGGCCGCGCGTGCGCTCGGTCTGCGCGCGGTCGTCGCCGCGCACAGCGAGAACGGCCGCGAGCGGCTGGGCGGCGCGGCCGTCACCGTCGCCGGACTGCTCTCCGGCGCCGAGGGTCCCGGCCGGGACAGCGACGGGCTCTTCGCGCTCGACCTGCTGGTGGTGCTGGACGCGCCGCAGCTGGACGTGGAGACGGCGGCGATGCTCGTGGAGTCGCTCCCCGACGGCGGCCGGCTGGTGCTCAGCGGTGATCCGGGTGTGCTGTGGTCGGCGGGCGCTGGACGGGTGTTCGCCGATCTGCTGGCCGCCCGGGTGTGCCCGCAGATCGCGTCCCGTACGCCCGATCCGGGCCCGGTGGGCGAGCTGGTCTCCGGCATCGGCGTGGGCGAGCTGAACCAGGTCCCGGCGCCCGGCAAGGAGGTTGTGATCGTCCCGGTGCGGGACGCGGGCGAGGCGGTGCACCGGACGGTGCAGCTGGTCGCCGAGTCCGTACCGCGCGCGTTCGGTGTGACGGCCGAGCAGACGCAGGTGATCACGGTGGGCCACGGCGGCGCCGCGGGTACCCGCGCGCTCAACGCGGCGCTCAAGCAGCGTCTCCAGCCGGGCCCCGGCCGGTTCGGCGGCTTCGACCCGGGCGACCGGATCGCGTACGTACCGGCGCCCGGCAGGACGCTGCAAGGATCGGTGGTGTCGGCCGACGCGGACGGCCTGCACCTCGACTGCGCCGGGGTGCCGGTCGTGGTCCCGAAGGAGCGCGTCGAATCGGCGGTCCGGCACGGCTGGGCCCTGACCGCACACCAGGCGGCCGGCATGCGCTGGCCCGCCGCGGTCGTGGTACTCCCGGGCGACGCGGCCCAGGGGCTGAGCCGCCCCTGGGTCTACACGGCCTTCAGCCGCGGCGACCGCCACCTCTCGGTGGTCCACGGCGCCGACCAGGCCCTTGCCCACGCGGTGGCCCAGATCCCGTCCCAGGACCGCACCACCCGCCTGCGCCCGCTGCTGGAAGGACTACTGGCACCGGCACCGACGGCGGCCGGCTAG
- the chpH gene encoding chaplin ChpH — protein sequence MIKKVVAAAAITGGLVLAGAGMAVADSGAQGAALNSPGVLSGNVVQVPIHIPVNACGNTVSVIGLLNPAFGNTCVNA from the coding sequence ATGATCAAGAAGGTCGTCGCTGCTGCGGCTATCACCGGTGGTCTGGTGCTCGCCGGCGCGGGCATGGCCGTCGCCGACTCGGGTGCCCAGGGCGCTGCCCTGAACTCCCCGGGTGTGCTTTCGGGCAATGTCGTCCAGGTGCCGATTCACATCCCGGTGAACGCGTGCGGCAACACGGTCTCTGTGATCGGGCTGCTGAACCCCGCCTTCGGCAACACCTGCGTCAACGCGTGA
- a CDS encoding DUF3090 domain-containing protein — protein sequence MSRQVFLYDPPDRFVAGTVGLPGRRTFFLQASAAGRVTSVALEKTQVAALAERIDELLDEVVRRTGGNAPVPAVASPAVADSAPLDAPVEEEFRVGTMALAWDGDEQRMIIEAQALVELDADTDEDLAEAEERMLQDDENGPPMLRVRLSGAQARAFAKRALDVVNAGRPPCPLCSLPLDPEGHVCPRQNGYRRDA from the coding sequence TTGTCCCGTCAGGTGTTCCTCTACGACCCACCGGACCGTTTCGTGGCCGGTACGGTCGGGCTGCCTGGACGCCGTACGTTCTTCCTGCAGGCTTCCGCCGCAGGGCGCGTCACCAGCGTCGCCCTGGAGAAGACCCAGGTGGCGGCGTTGGCCGAGCGGATCGACGAGCTGCTGGACGAGGTCGTCCGCCGTACCGGCGGCAACGCACCCGTTCCCGCCGTCGCGTCGCCGGCCGTCGCCGACTCGGCCCCGCTCGACGCACCGGTCGAGGAGGAGTTCAGGGTCGGCACGATGGCGCTCGCCTGGGACGGCGACGAGCAGCGCATGATCATCGAGGCCCAGGCGCTGGTCGAGCTGGACGCCGACACCGACGAGGATCTCGCCGAGGCCGAGGAGCGGATGCTCCAGGACGACGAGAACGGTCCGCCGATGCTGCGCGTACGGCTCTCCGGGGCCCAGGCCAGGGCGTTCGCCAAGCGCGCGCTTGACGTGGTCAACGCGGGCCGGCCGCCGTGTCCGCTGTGCAGTCTGCCGCTCGATCCGGAAGGACACGTATGCCCGCGCCAGAACGGATACCGCCGGGACGCGTGA